Genomic segment of Kibdelosporangium phytohabitans:
GTGGGCCGGGCACCAACACCAACACCAGCACCGTCAGGACGACGAGGGCAACAGCTCCTCCCGGGTGCACGGCTGGACTGAGGGGTCATGACCGAGGACCGAGTGCGCGAGCAGAACTTCGAAGCCGACGGGCCGCAGGACATCGAGGTGACCATCACCTCGGGCGCGGTCGACCTGTTGCTCACCGACGAGCCCGGCGTCAGCGTCCGCGTGCGCCACCGCCCCGACGCCGCGGCGCCGTGGGCCGAAGGCCTCTCCCAGTTGATGAACCTGTTCTCGTCAGGCGGCATCTCCAGCGACAACGCCATCGAGCAGACGCACGTCGAGCAGTCCGACAACCGGCTCGTCGTGCGCACGCCGGACTGGCTGCGCAACGTTCCGCTCGGCGTGACCGTGCGGGCGCCGTCCGGGTCGAACATCGACGTGCGCAGCGGCTCCGGGGACGTCCTGGTCACCGGTTCCGCCGGGCGGCTGTCGGTCCGGACCGGATCCGGCGAGGTCAAGGTCGACCGGGCGGACGGCGCCGCCACCGTGGTCACCGGCACCGGCGCGGTCCGGCTTGGCCCGATGCTGGGCGGGCTGCAGGCCCGGACCGGCAGCGGCGACGTCGAGGTCTCCTCCGTCGGCGGGGTGTCGGCCGCCCTGATCACCGGGTCGGGAGACGTCTGGCTCGGCGCGGTCTCCACCGACGTCAACGCCCGGACCGGAACCGGTGACCTGACCGTCGCCGACGCCGCCAAGGGCAAGATCGAGCTGAACACCGGCTCCGGGGAGATCAGGGTCGGCGTCCGGCAGGGCACGCGGGCCGAGGTCGACCTGGTCTCCGACACCGGCCAGGCCCGCAGCGAGCTGGACCTGCGCAACTCCCCGCCTTCGGAAGGGGATGTCCCGCTCCGGGTCCGCGGCCGGACCCGCTCCGGCACCGCGGTCGTCGGCGCCGCACTGGACGGCTG
This window contains:
- a CDS encoding DUF4097 family beta strand repeat-containing protein; this encodes MTEDRVREQNFEADGPQDIEVTITSGAVDLLLTDEPGVSVRVRHRPDAAAPWAEGLSQLMNLFSSGGISSDNAIEQTHVEQSDNRLVVRTPDWLRNVPLGVTVRAPSGSNIDVRSGSGDVLVTGSAGRLSVRTGSGEVKVDRADGAATVVTGTGAVRLGPMLGGLQARTGSGDVEVSSVGGVSAALITGSGDVWLGAVSTDVNARTGTGDLTVADAAKGKIELNTGSGEIRVGVRQGTRAEVDLVSDTGQARSELDLRNSPPSEGDVPLRVRGRTRSGTAVVGAALDG